The following proteins are co-located in the Elusimicrobiota bacterium genome:
- a CDS encoding M48 family metalloprotease, with translation MTMDPRLLKKITATTLALALVALAPGLESYRLFAQAVVTHAVPTANSAFGAGAAVGTNLIALPGTGRAASSPLSLQNGLLPSLAPAGVVVKTQAAAVQAAVPAASAQALQTSVFSRSKAVPAAAQSVPAAGSEQRAADLKTLLAEPRAVALPVREIEAMPAASAKSAGARMMDLLLGRRSVEAVDLTEGPQAPEASSLQAKVEADLAALRSADGFLSYSIEPGDPTQKMSYMRETHVLVRMGHPRDLERQKTVYRAGGMPVVYDFSSHEGVERMSIALHEAAPASVREIPDAKSVVPVPAQAPEPARRGRVADTLLSVARITLAGAAVYGLQLAAATFLPALFGFVPVAALWTLSSGVVLVPAALYARYRLSLRDSPRLGGVKLTLDLLLGAYLGAAAVALPAFLGGAAVAHFLAATPLVAAASAVGLSAAAKGKGEGWLGKIVTWFTLTLPAAFLGTAGALPLTLSAVASLVALPAMTTVAFFLGFLIRSAETGRPFGVPGSLQPLRFPSYTWVLTGVVFALLTGYSPIMVNGAFFAWMFLGKGKGFDYLYGALAAWAVYTGFAAPITFLVLAFLPERAQIWSERLMTRLLPAAAPAPSTAPAQVEPESVAYPKPTAWPRFHYWLKTGLSLGSLVAMGAVMSFTVFGVGTLLGNIAFVSVLMGLQLWFSKDLIKKTMQTEPTDEAKDPEVFAMMKELREIINKELAKKGKAPIPMPEIINVKMGVPNAFATGISPNKALVGVTVEIKEMLLEPEGLREGLLRLVKMTDPSSKSFAVFRTAIRGSLAGIPGNAGQEELSAALRAADAEALKALGYRALRGVLGHEFSHVMNRDMILGAVAGGMSSAIAFSSYKILWAVGHAKAALQRFYDRLSGKPVQRTFVAPAFGAALGLLKVFIALWAPIAASLVQMASSRTREGGADEDGALLSSDPASLALGLGLLTSWRPKPGVTIEKARVPLIAALAHMLTVNPFEQLAAAGQLPELDAMAKLAVGKADDFFFDLFVTHPNTTQRIERLGEMQKALDSRRADHIDLTIVPGAAVRSSVPSLRDASQAVLPLDPSIDPVSDRMKSTLALRAPLVRGVLAGLGFAAAGLFTGLHSGLLTAVLGAFVAAPSLGVAMGLAAVYVYEKILRRGGETTIGVFLWGVIAGVAAGAALGYFALPLPAAIALAVVQAAGGFVWGVLSAKAEEKPTVG, from the coding sequence ATGACGATGGATCCCCGGCTCCTGAAGAAAATCACCGCGACGACGCTCGCGCTCGCCCTTGTGGCGCTCGCCCCCGGCCTCGAGAGCTACCGGCTCTTCGCCCAGGCCGTCGTCACCCACGCCGTCCCGACCGCGAACTCGGCGTTCGGCGCCGGCGCCGCCGTCGGCACGAACCTCATCGCTCTCCCGGGCACAGGCCGCGCCGCTTCCTCTCCGCTGAGTCTGCAGAACGGCCTTCTTCCGAGCCTCGCGCCGGCCGGCGTCGTCGTCAAGACGCAGGCCGCCGCCGTCCAGGCCGCCGTCCCCGCGGCCTCGGCGCAAGCTCTCCAGACGTCCGTGTTCTCCCGTTCGAAGGCCGTCCCCGCCGCCGCGCAGAGCGTCCCGGCCGCCGGCTCGGAGCAGCGCGCCGCGGACCTCAAGACCCTCCTCGCCGAGCCGCGCGCGGTCGCGCTGCCGGTCCGGGAGATCGAGGCCATGCCCGCCGCCTCCGCGAAGAGCGCCGGCGCGCGCATGATGGACCTCCTCCTCGGCCGCCGCTCGGTCGAAGCGGTCGACCTCACCGAGGGTCCTCAGGCGCCGGAGGCCTCGTCCCTTCAGGCGAAGGTGGAGGCGGACCTCGCCGCCCTGCGTTCCGCCGACGGCTTCCTGAGCTACAGCATCGAGCCGGGGGATCCGACTCAGAAGATGTCCTACATGCGGGAGACGCACGTCCTCGTCCGCATGGGCCATCCCCGGGACCTCGAACGCCAGAAGACCGTCTATCGGGCCGGCGGGATGCCGGTGGTCTACGACTTCTCCAGTCATGAGGGCGTCGAGCGGATGAGCATCGCTCTGCACGAGGCGGCGCCCGCTTCCGTCCGCGAGATCCCGGACGCGAAGTCCGTCGTCCCGGTCCCCGCCCAGGCGCCCGAGCCGGCCCGCCGCGGCCGCGTCGCGGACACTCTCCTCTCCGTCGCCCGCATCACCCTCGCCGGCGCGGCGGTCTACGGCCTCCAGCTGGCGGCCGCGACCTTCCTGCCCGCGCTCTTCGGCTTCGTGCCCGTCGCCGCGCTCTGGACGCTGAGCTCCGGCGTCGTCCTTGTGCCGGCCGCGCTCTACGCCCGCTACCGCCTTTCGCTGCGCGATTCCCCGCGCCTGGGCGGGGTCAAGCTCACGCTCGACCTCCTCCTCGGCGCGTACCTCGGCGCCGCCGCCGTCGCCCTGCCCGCCTTCCTGGGCGGCGCGGCCGTCGCTCATTTCCTCGCGGCCACGCCGCTCGTCGCCGCGGCCTCGGCCGTCGGCCTCTCGGCCGCGGCCAAGGGCAAGGGCGAGGGCTGGCTCGGCAAGATCGTCACCTGGTTCACCCTCACCCTCCCGGCCGCTTTCCTCGGCACCGCCGGCGCGCTGCCGCTGACCTTGAGCGCCGTCGCGAGCCTCGTCGCGCTGCCCGCGATGACGACCGTGGCCTTCTTCCTCGGCTTCCTCATCCGCTCCGCCGAGACCGGACGCCCCTTCGGCGTCCCGGGCTCGCTGCAGCCGCTGCGCTTCCCGTCCTATACCTGGGTGCTGACCGGCGTCGTCTTCGCGCTGCTGACCGGCTACAGCCCCATCATGGTCAACGGGGCCTTCTTCGCCTGGATGTTCCTCGGCAAGGGGAAGGGCTTCGACTATCTCTACGGCGCGCTCGCCGCCTGGGCGGTCTATACGGGTTTCGCCGCGCCGATCACCTTCCTCGTGCTCGCCTTCCTGCCCGAGCGGGCCCAGATCTGGAGCGAACGCCTCATGACGAGGCTCCTGCCGGCGGCCGCGCCCGCGCCTTCGACCGCCCCCGCGCAGGTCGAGCCCGAGTCCGTCGCGTATCCGAAGCCGACCGCCTGGCCGCGCTTCCACTACTGGCTGAAGACCGGGCTCTCGCTCGGCTCGCTCGTCGCCATGGGCGCCGTCATGAGCTTCACGGTCTTCGGCGTGGGCACCCTGCTCGGCAACATCGCCTTCGTGTCCGTGCTCATGGGCCTGCAGCTCTGGTTCAGCAAGGACCTCATCAAGAAGACGATGCAGACCGAGCCGACCGACGAGGCGAAGGACCCCGAGGTCTTCGCTATGATGAAGGAACTCCGCGAGATCATCAACAAGGAGCTCGCGAAGAAGGGGAAGGCCCCCATCCCGATGCCGGAGATCATCAACGTGAAGATGGGCGTGCCCAACGCCTTCGCCACCGGCATCAGCCCGAACAAGGCGCTCGTGGGCGTCACCGTCGAGATCAAGGAGATGCTGCTCGAGCCCGAAGGCCTGCGCGAGGGCCTGCTGCGCCTCGTGAAGATGACCGACCCTTCGAGCAAGTCCTTCGCCGTCTTCCGCACGGCCATCCGCGGCTCCCTCGCCGGCATCCCCGGGAACGCCGGGCAGGAGGAGCTCTCGGCGGCCCTGCGCGCGGCGGATGCGGAGGCCCTCAAGGCGCTCGGCTACCGCGCCCTGCGCGGCGTGCTCGGCCATGAGTTCAGCCACGTGATGAACCGCGACATGATCCTCGGAGCCGTCGCCGGGGGCATGAGCTCGGCCATCGCCTTCTCTTCCTATAAGATCCTCTGGGCGGTCGGCCACGCCAAGGCCGCCCTGCAGCGCTTCTACGACCGGCTGAGCGGCAAACCGGTCCAGCGCACCTTCGTCGCGCCGGCTTTCGGCGCGGCGCTGGGCCTCCTCAAGGTCTTCATCGCCCTCTGGGCGCCCATCGCGGCGTCGCTCGTGCAGATGGCCTCCTCGCGCACCCGCGAGGGGGGGGCTGACGAGGACGGAGCGCTGCTCTCCAGCGACCCGGCCTCGCTCGCGCTGGGCCTGGGGCTGCTCACCAGCTGGCGGCCGAAGCCGGGCGTAACGATCGAGAAGGCCCGCGTGCCGCTCATCGCCGCGCTCGCGCACATGCTCACGGTGAACCCCTTCGAGCAGCTCGCGGCGGCGGGGCAGCTGCCGGAGCTCGACGCGATGGCGAAGCTGGCGGTGGGCAAGGCCGACGACTTCTTCTTCGACCTCTTCGTCACCCACCCCAACACGACCCAGCGCATCGAGCGCTTAGGCGAGATGCAGAAGGCGCTCGACTCCCGGCGCGCGGACCACATCGACCTCACCATCGTCCCGGGCGCCGCCGTCCGCTCGAGCGTCCCCTCGCTGCGGGACGCCTCCCAGGCCGTGCTCCCGCTCGACCCCTCCATCGACCCCGTCAGCGACCGCATGAAGAGCACTCTGGCTCTGCGCGCGCCGCTGGTGCGCGGCGTGCTCGCCGGTCTCGGCTTCGCCGCGGCGGGGCTCTTCACGGGACTCCACTCGGGGCTCCTGACGGCCGTGCTCGGGGCTTTCGTCGCGGCCCCCTCGCTCGGCGTGGCGATGGGCCTCGCCGCCGTCTACGTCTACGAGAAGATCCTGCGCCGCGGCGGCGAGACGACCATCGGGGTCTTCCTCTGGGGCGTGATCGCGGGCGTGGCCGCGGGCGCGGCGCTCGGCTACTTCGCGCTGCCCCTTCCGGCCGCGATCGCCCTGGCCGTCGTCCAGGCCGCCGGCGGCTTCGTCTGGGGCGTCCTCTCCGCGAAGGCGGAGGAGAAGCCCACGGTCGGCTGA